The DNA region CAAGGTTTCTATGTTCTCTTACTCTGTTAGTCCATCTCATCTTATAGCTCTCCGCCTGCCCGCCGAAGTCCACCTCAGATATCCCCTCTTCGAAGGCAAATCTGATCAGATCATACAGTATCAGCTTGCCGGGGGAGAGTTTACCGAAATTCAGGTTGAAGCTCGTTTTCAAACCGAGGATGGTCTTTTTATAGATTATATTGAACTGATATGCCGCCGGATGTCCATCCAGTTCGATCATGTTCAGATGAAGCCATCCTCTCCTATCCGCCAATCGTGCGAGATCCAGGAAGAACCTCGTCTCATCGGGATTTGAGAGGATCGAGGTCCCGCTTTTGTATTTCCAGCTTTTGCTTTCTATCTCGAGGACCTTTCCCATCAGCCATTCCACGTTGCCTCCGCTTCGGTAGTGGAGGCGATGCAGATAATGGTTTTTAGAGGCTCGGTTTAACCTGAGCCGTATCTCCTTTCGGAGGGATTTACCCCTTGCTCGCCAGTATTCCTCCCAGCTTCCCTCGATCAGGAGATATGGCGAGAGAGCGCCGGATATGATATCATAGATTGTCCCTGTCCCCCTGAGGGCTCTCTCGATCGGATGAATGGTGATCGAGTCAGCGGGGAGATCATCCAGACGGATCAGATCCCATTCATTCTTGATTTTCATCATATGTTTTATGATAGCCCTTAGCGCTTCTTC from Candidatus Poribacteria bacterium includes:
- a CDS encoding GNAT family N-acetyltransferase, which codes for MKVKEIRNFDEFKRVKPMWDQMLEDSPNDMFFLKHEWLKLWWKHFGRDKELLVLTVWDSNEPIAAAPFYIADERIYGLRCRTVRIIGSDIALRSDFLLLKRPEEALRAIIKHMMKIKNEWDLIRLDDLPADSITIHPIERALRGTGTIYDIISGALSPYLLIEGSWEEYWRARGKSLRKEIRLRLNRASKNHYLHRLHYRSGGNVEWLMGKVLEIESKSWKYKSGTSILSNPDETRFFLDLARLADRRGWLHLNMIELDGHPAAYQFNIIYKKTILGLKTSFNLNFGKLSPGKLILYDLIRFAFEEGISEVDFGGQAESYKMRWTNRVREHRNLVIFNVASPFILLYLKPLLRKIGPLRWVKGKFELMARRRKDD